The DNA segment AAATTGTTCACTACGCAATTGCTTTAGTTTGAGGGTTTACATTGGTGTTTGGAACAGCGGAAGCTTTAGCCCAGCAAGTGACACAAGAGAATTTTGACAAAGGACTGATCTATCCTCCCTTCAAAAATATCCGAAAGATATCTGCGCATATTGCTGCTAATGTGGCTGCAAAAGTATATGAACTTGGTTCGTTCTCTGATCGTCAATGCCATAATATTATATCATGCTTCCTTGTTCAATCAATTTACGACCTTTCTGTTTTTGTAGGTTTGGCTACTCGTCTTCCTCGCCCGGACAACCTGGTGAAATATGCAGAGAGTTGCATGTACACCCCGGCATATCGCAATTACCGTTGAATAGGCAAAACAGAATCTATCAATTTTGTAGCAGTCGCATGGTCATTACACATTTGAAAACTATTGTTCCTTCTATGATTGTTGTCTCAAAAGTGTTTTTAGTTCCCGGGCTATCGACAATAAATTAGTAGTTTAGGTGGATGGAAATAAATGTTGCCATGGAAGCAACGTAATCTGCACTCATTGTTCTTTCTTATATAGAAGCTTCACATCTGTGTTATGTTACTTATCTTGTGTGTGTTGATAGACTGAATATTGGCACAGAGTGATCGAcccattatttttcttttttgttgttctaaatTTGTCTCaccttattcttttctttttattgttcTAATGTTCTTTAGTCATCCTTTGAACCAATGGACATGAGGGACTGATGACAACTGCATCTGCTGGATCTCAGCTCCAAGTAACAAGACAAAGCATTACCCCAGACACCCCAAATATGGTCGCATTACAATAAACTGGAAGATCTGACGAACATAAACATTCTTGTCATTCGATTAATCAACATTACAAATTTTCCTTCAGTATGTCCAACAGTAACTCGATCTTCAATATTTTAGGAACACATGgaataatcaaaatatttcatGAACAGCTGCATCCCTCAGCTTCAGCAACCAAAGCAGACTGAAAGCAGCAGAGAAGCTCCGAACAAGGTAGGCTCACGTGCTTCTCTCTCTACAGGATCTCATTATTCGCAGCGGCCAAGCTCCATGAGAGCCACATCAGGCCGGCTTGCGGCGGCTGCGGTACTGGTACTCCGGTGTCGCCGGGACGCTCTGCTGGAGACGAAGCTTCTCGTAGAACCTCTTGATGAACTCCTCTGCCTCCCGGTCGACGCGGCCATCGGCCTCCCCGTCCCCATCCATCATCGGGAACGGCGAGTCTGTTACCCTCAGCTGCCGCACCGCTGCCGGGCTCTTACCGACGCTCCACATCGGCgcaggcgacggcgacggcgacgccGACGCCATGGCCGACGACTCGGCTTCAGATATCTCCGTGCTCAGCATTTCAAGCTGCTGGGCTAGTGCGGTGACGTCGATGTCGTAGCAGCCGTGGCGTTGGCGGTTCTTCCGCTTGGCAGTGAGGAAGAAGGATGGGTAGGAGGGGGTGTTGCTGCAGCTGAACTCTATCTCCTTGTTGTTGTAGAAGGAGAAGTCGGGGTCCATGGACCGGCACGAGCAGGCCGGGTACGCATCGGAGCCAGTGTGGCGGTCATGGTGGTGATGGAAGGTGACGAAGTTTCCGATGGCTTTCCCGGCGAGCTTGCCGCgcttgaggaggaggtggagatccATCATGAGCTTGTGCCTGCAGAAACCCTTACGTAGCATGTAGCAAGCAGCTCTGATCATGTGCCACAGCCGCTTGGCCAGGGAAGGATCCATTTGGGTGTACTCGAGGGAGCTATTCTTGGAGAAGCGAAGGGAAGATGGTGGAAACCAGAGCGCTCTGCTTGTGTTTAGGGTCTGCACGATCGAGAGAGGGGGAAGCAAGCGGTGGTATTTATAGAAAGAAACACCGAGCGAAGGGAAACTTGCACCAAAATAAGTGTAAATGGCCTGACCTGACTCCCATGATTGTAGCCAAAGAAAGCATGAGGTTTTGGTGGCAATTGGACTTCACTTTCAAGAAAGCATTACGTATAAACTTGGCATTCAAGTTTAGATATGCAAACTTGGCTTAAAACGCTCCGATTAGCTTTTACTTTTTTCCGACATTGTAATGCTTTTACTATACTAATCAAACTTTTGAGGAAAGAAGAAGACACAAGTGTCCATCCACTTTGTTGTAACTTAGTGGCCAAGAACTTTGTCCCCTTTTTCCCACCTGCGTTTGTTGAGCTTTCCAAAGGCTGTTGTTCACCAAACAGATGGCGGCCATGGCTGAGTTGACGGGATGCCCAACATGATTCATGTGGGTAACCGTGAACGAGAGTTAAAACTCCTTCTCGAGCACCTCTCCGTACCTCTTCAGAAACTTCGAATGGAGGCTCATTCTACTCTCTTCACACTTGGCAGTGTGGATTCAGTGATATTTTTGTATGCGCCAGATGTTGCAATGGTATTAAGGTTTCGACATCCGACAAGGGACTGAATCAACCTAAGTTGCTGGTGGAGCACAGTTGTGAGCAAGTGGGTCGGTGCACGGAACATGTGGCCCCACCGGTGGCAGTAGAAAGCAAAAGCGAAACAAAAGGCGCACACCACAGTCCACAGGTCGTTCTCTTTTTGACACAATCCCGCATCTTCTTCCTCCCTTCCAGTCCTACAGGTTGTACGACTCAGTACATGGATTCTCAGCAAGCAACCTCAATGCTCGTATGAGATCCACCGTGCACACAGATCTATTTTCTTGCCAAGGGAGAAGAGATACCGATAGACTTGGTGCGGGCCTTCTTCCTTCGGCTCTCTTCACGTGCTACTCACAAGAAACTCTAAATGCTAGCTAATCTGTGCTGTAGGAATCTGCTCCATCGCTGCAATCTTATCCATGAAGAAGGCCAAACCAGAAACGAAGGACCCTATGCACTGTATGATCCCTTCTCTTTTTCTGAACAAaggcaaaggaaaaggaaaagaacacGTTAGCGTACCCGAACTGGTACCAAAGTGCACCGGAGAGCTCTCTTTTAGGACTTGGCCATGGAGCCTCTATACCTTGATAGCGCCATGTTTTAGAGGATAGGTTGATCATAATCTCTCACTTTAGGAGGTTGATTGCCACAACAGATCAATTTTCTTCTCTTAAATGCTAAATTTAGAACATTAGAAACCTTTATCAAACCTTCGGAGTACAAATCATTTCAAGTGCATTGTTATCTTAAATCACGGGTCCAAACAACTCTTTTGATCCTCCTCATTACTACTTAGCGAACAGAAATATAATCAGATGTAGGTCATAAATGTAGATATAATCCTTGTTTTCTTCTGAAGTGTTAATAACATATGCTATGAATCACATTACCGACAATGAAGAGGAGCTGAAGAACAAGGGTCGCTAAAGGTAACTGCatcaaatctatatatcaaaCAAGGGTCACTGGAATAGGGTTCTTTACATAACCAATCTCATAATGCGTCTTAAAGCAAATAAACTTCATTTTACCCCCAACCAAAGATGTCTGGTATAGCTGTAGAACAAGAAAAGCTGCCCGAGTCAGCATCAAGAAGCACTCTCGCATATCACAtgaaattatttctatttaataattCTAGGATGATAGGCCCAGCAAACCTCCTGTCTTGCTTTTCTCCAAAACTCCAATCTACTATTCGCAGGAACTGTTGTATCAGATTCGATAACATACTCTACACTGGTGTGGATTTCATTTCCGAATAGAATCCCAATCCACGGCAGGGCTCCATCCTTTTGAGTTCGCCACTAGCAATATTTTTCTGTAACCATCGTGCAGTAGTGCTTTGTCcagaacacacacacacagacgcaGAGGGTCATATGAGACTATATTACTCTGGGAAAGAAAcaacattaaatttgaatcctgCTGTGTGATTGTAGATAAATATATCAATCTAAATAATGGAAGGCATTGCAGGCATCGCTTAGGGCAGTTGAGCAACATAAAAGTGACTAAAGTGAACTGTCTTTAATGAGGCCAGGCTTGTTGGTCCCTCCTCCATCTTGCACCACTGCATCCCCCATTCAGAGATCAGCTCAATTATTATAGACATTTGATTCTATCTTTCTCTAATCTTTGTACTTGTGGACAGATAAGTTAGACGTACATGAGTATTTATCTTTTCATGTTTTCATTACAAAGCAAAGATTTATCTCTTCTCTTCCCATTCTTAGTTCATTTGTCCTCATTTGCCAGAATGTCTCGAGTTCACTGTCCGCTGTACTGTATCACTGCACTGATGACTCTTATCTGGCCAAAGGTTGGTGAGTTCACAACGTGATCTCCAGCGAAGCAAGCACGAACAAAGCCATGGCGTCACTACAAAGGCTACATACATTTCATGAAAGCTCGCAGTGAAGTTGCAGGCTGATGTACTAAACATAGGCTACGGTGACAGTGGTCATGCCCTAACATTTACAGCTGATCTTTCTGAAAGTAGGTCACTCTACAAGAAAACATCGGAAGCGTCCTTCGAGGTGCGTAGTATGCATATAGTGAAATCCCGTGGAAGAAAGCTAGTGAAGAAAGTACAAGGGAAGCCAATCGAACAGGTTGCGCTGAAGAGCCAGAATCCAGTGGCGATCCAAAGCATATGATGTATGAAGCTCGACTAGCTTAGCATTTCGAATCAGTCAAAATGTCAACAATAGTCTCATGGATTCTTACTGGATAAAACCAATAGAACATGCTAAGTATTAACACGTACCTCTGAGGATGGGGGTTTTGGTAAATGAGAAGTGCACCGTGACAAGTGTACCAGAAGGTTATTAGATTCACCACGCGAAGAGGTTTCACTTTGGGTTCTGCCGGGCCTGTATTTTAATC comes from the Musa acuminata AAA Group cultivar baxijiao chromosome BXJ1-10, Cavendish_Baxijiao_AAA, whole genome shotgun sequence genome and includes:
- the LOC135596022 gene encoding uncharacterized protein LOC135596022 codes for the protein MDPSLAKRLWHMIRAACYMLRKGFCRHKLMMDLHLLLKRGKLAGKAIGNFVTFHHHHDRHTGSDAYPACSCRSMDPDFSFYNNKEIEFSCSNTPSYPSFFLTAKRKNRQRHGCYDIDVTALAQQLEMLSTEISEAESSAMASASPSPSPAPMWSVGKSPAAVRQLRVTDSPFPMMDGDGEADGRVDREAEEFIKRFYEKLRLQQSVPATPEYQYRSRRKPA